CTGAATAAGTGCAGGGAAACAATGAGTAGCAATGGCACGAAGCAATGAAAAGAACTTGAGGCGATGTTCCGGGTAatcttcaaaatttttggttatcATCTGCAGGCCATGGCAACAATGAATAATAGGCAAAGCAGCTTAAGAAAAAAACCTGTGTTATTCCGATTCTTCGTTTTCCCAAAAGCATCCATTTCCCACACTATTCAGACATGGGAACCAGGATACAATCTTCCAAATGTAGAAGAGAACTTGAAAAGAAAATTAAGCATACCCATTTCGGACACATACGGGTATCCGACACTCACCCCGAGTCCTAGTAACACATGAACAAACTATAACATTTCAGCTTCAACGGATCATCAGCATCAGACTTTCAGCAAAAATATTATCAAATAATGCCTTTATGGCAGTTAAATGTCAGCACCTAATTCACATGGTAAGGATCCAGAATTTATCATATCTCAAGGAAATGTGAAAACAATCAAGAAAAATTCCACCATTAAGATATAACAGACCATAACTTCTGCGGGACCTTCAGTTTGCTTAGTGACATGCATGCTGCATTTCAGCACCCATTCTTAACATGCTTGCTCCAGTAATTTCTCATGACTTAATACACAGTATCAGAATTCTTTTTAGGGCGCTTTTCCATTTAGTACCAAATCCTAAGCTCTTCCTCCTTTCAGTAACatgcataaaataaatatataaataaaactcACCTCCAGCGTGCACTGGAAAACAGCTTCAAATATACGGGGAACATCATCTATCATTGCAGCTTTGTACCTTCATGCAGAAAATACAggatcaaaattacaagaaatgcaAAGATTTGATACTAGAAATGACAACCACCAATGATGCTAACAAGAAATGGAAATACTATACGCCAGTACCAGTGTGATAAACAGACGGTCAATGTTGCTATGTTTTACATAGATACAATGTTGCACTTAGCCTTAAAACAATTAACTATGCAATGGCTTGAAGAGTTTTAGACAAAGGTCACAGCATATGGGAATGAAGCaccaatttaaaacaaataaataaaataaaactatttgGACTAACAAGGAAAAGATAGCTGCTTCAGAGGCAACAGTCTTAGCAAAATTAATGTGTAAAAACAAAAAGTGCTTCCCATACTTCTTGTCATCTGGGCCgtataattaaataagaaaaacaGACATAAATATGCACTAATCAACAAATACCAAATACATCCTAACCTTTACATCTGAAGGACCAAGAAGTGCTCCATTTATTCAAGAAGTTGCTGATTAGTGTTAAATATCACATTATTGAAAATGGAATACTGTATTAAATGGTTATCATACTTGTTTATTATTGTAGCAAAAAGTGATAAAACTTCAGACTCTCTAGCATCTGGCAAATTCCTAGCATAATCACCAAGAACTGGATCCATCATTGGGGGCACAAATTGTTTCCCAATTTGCGGTTGATCTTCTGCCTTGTCTAAAAATGTCTCAATGAGCTTAAGAGTCTCCCTCTTAACAGATCTGCCTCAtaaagcataataaataaatgagAGACTATAGGATGAAACAAACAAAGAAAAGGATGTCTATAAAAATTGATCTCACCGTAGAAGTTTCACATAGGATGTTTTTGAAGCAAAGGGTACACCTTCTGCAATACTACTTGATATAAGCTCACTGTACATTCTGTCCAATTTATTGCAGAATCATAAACTATTCATGTTAGCAAAGAAGACAGTTTACAGAATTTCCATGCTCAATTTTGCAATTTGAACAAATGAAATTTACCTGTACACATTGAGCATATCCAGGAATATTAAAGAAATCTGAGATAAGAAATATGTTCCAAGAGAACTGGCCACACTAGTATTTGTCTGCAAGGTGAAGACTCATTCTAAGCCTCACAAAATCCCAATAAGCATTGAATTATAACCACAGGATGCATACATCACAAATATCAAGTCTGCAAGGAAAGAATAGCTCTCATCCACCACCTAAGAATCCATCAACAGATGCATGggcataaataattaatttatcataGCAATTGAGAATCCTCCCCTCCACATAAATAACAAGCTTTTGAGCGAACTacccttttaatttctattttttattttgtcaATACAATAGAACCAGATAAAAGTAAACATGCTTATTTTTCAGCTTAAGGCAGATACCTGCCAACCATGTGAAAAAATAATATGTTCCATAAAGTtcaacaaaagaaataaaaaataaacactTCATATTAGAATCAGAATACCTGCAGTATGTTCAGCACAGTCCTTATCACATCCTGATCTTTAAGGAAGTCAACACTTTGACGTGCCTGCCCTATAATTTCACCCCATTTCTGCATAACAAGCAGCATCTTCAGAATCAAACTACCAGCACAACCTCACCACATTTGCATGCAATGACAGACACATGCACATATACGAGCAAACAAAAAAGGTAACCTTATGTCTATCAATAACAAACCTGGTTGGGAAGTGCCATCAGTCTCTGCAAGTATTCATCCCTCTTATGGGGATCAGATTCTGCTTGAATCATATGACCaacctaaaatttaaaattaagaaaaacaCAAAAAGGAGAATTGAGCTCATTCAGCAACAGATTAGACATGCAAAGATCTGGACAGTAGAGGCATTGAAAAGAGACATACAGATTCATAAAAGGAATGAATCTGATGAGGCTCTAGATCAGCAACTGTTGTTGCAAGAGCAGACAGAAGTTCAGAAACAAATGGTTCATTTTCTCCAACCTGAATTAACAAGATACAGTTCATCAATATAACAGGTTCCGACATGCATGCATGCACGTGCACAGATAAGATATTATAACCATAAGAGGCAAAACGCCGAAGTAGATGATACCTGAACAATCACAAATTTTCGCTTGCATTTCTGAACAATTTTCAAGAATGTGTCACAGGCCATATCCTGACACAGCCAGCTTGTTATATTAGGACATTATAGTATGAATAACAGCCATAATATTGTCTTATCATCATCAGAAGCAAAGTCATAACATAATGATATGATCATTAACGAAATTAGATAAAAGGCAATTCTGAACTTGTTGGTATACTTTCAATTACACTTTGCAAAGCAccataataaacaaaaaaaaatatactACAATGACAAGCACATCGATGATGTTAAGCATACAAATGTTTTCACCATAGAACCATTGGATCAAAAATTTCAAAAGATAAAAGTTGTTCCGTTTTACAATTAGTTTACCTGTAATCCAGGATGTGTCTCATGCATGAACTCAAACAGCTTATTGACAACAGTTTTCAGGAACTTCTTTTCGCCATAGAATTATTTGATCAAACATTTCAGAAGATAAAAATGATTTGTTTTTAGTTTACCTGAACTCCAGGATGTGTTTCGTGCATGAACTCAAACAACTTATTCACAACAGTTTTCAGGAACTTCCAGTGAGCCCTTAAAAACCTTGGATACTGTCCAACAACATACCTGGAATAAAACCAATAACAAACATTAAATTAATACAAGCAATTTTAAAATATAGCAAGAAGAAAACAAGCAGCAAataagttccttcaggatcccCAATTCACCAATAAGCACATGGCATACTAAAGATGACCAAAAATAGTCAtgccatccatataaaacccaggTTTTAAAAGAAAAGTAGATGCTTGAAAAGGTATAGATTCCAGAGAGAAATCAACAGGACAGTCTACAGATACCCTTGAAATTATATATCTTACATTATGTTACTAGCAATAACAGCTTTATTGTCTTTCCCTTTAGTGATTTCACACAAATTCAGCAAATCACGAATGACCATCACCAAAAACCTATTTTCCTGCCATGAacaccaaaattttaacatatatcAGAATTATGCATACAAGGAGGGGACAGCAACTGATGCAAGTAAATGCATGTCACTGATCACATTGTGTCTAATGGTCAACATTTCTTGGTGTAAAGGATACCTGCTCTTCCATCATGGAACCAGAAATGGATCCTATTGCCCAACATAATGTGTTCAAATTGTTCCAAGTCCAATCCTCACCACTCAATTGCTTGCTCAATTTCTTTAGCATCTGCATTACATAGACAACAAAACAAATCcaaatttaattgaataatttaACATCTCCCATGAACTTCAAAAAAgaataaataatagaaaatagCTAATAAATAAGATCCCTAGATGGTAAACTAAGCTCCAAGACTAAACTATAGTGGAATCCTTCATTCTCCCTACGTTCTCAAAATTGGAGAGATGGCTTCTTTTTTATCTGATGCACAAAGGGGCAGACTGCGGCGCGAAAAAATTTTACATTCCTTGCTCAGGCTCAAATCAGGCCAACCCACTAACCCATTTCACTattttaaaaaagtaaatatattaaaagatattttatattagtatttatatatttttataggtatatttagataaaataatgtttattattattcatttgagCTGGGTAGGCATGAATTCATAAATACCTTATCCAAGGCCTCACCCATATGGGGCAGGCAGGTAGCCTGGACCTTTACAGCTCTATattgttttttgtttttgttttttttatagaATCCATATTGTTGTTTAGGGAAGAtatagagaaaaaaaaagtttcaTTTTGATTCATGACCAAATACACTCCAAGCTTCAGGAGAATTAGGTCGGAAAGCAGTACATAACATCATTTAACTTTATGAAAACAGAAAATTTAAATGTCTCAGAGGACTATACCTGCTTTTCAGTATCCTCGTGATCTAGGTGAGACAAATAGATCAAAGTCTCCCTCATGATCTGCAATATTTAACTTCATTAACAACAGAATACGGGAAGAGAAaaactaaattttcacatatataagacaATAACAAAACACAAGCTAATACTGTAAAAGCTGTTGGCATAAAGCTTTGACGTGTTTGCTCTACATATCAACTCCAACATATTGTTCTGAAGATAGAAGAGTTCCATTTACAGGCATCTTTATACAAGATAAAAGCACCTAGTAGATATCTTTACAGGTGAAGTATACAAATCATtgcaagaagaaaaaaaaaacttttcttAAGAAGAAAGCCGCAAACTATCATTCAATCCAGTTGGCCACAATCAGCCAGTACCATTTCAGGGGAGTAAAAGATTAAGCACTTGTAAATGGGAATTATATGTCATGAAAGTTAGTCATTTAGATTAAGCATCACAGACTACATTTGAGATCTATCACCTTATATTGAACAAGAACATCATTATCTTTCATTGTCTCTCGAACAATGTTGCCATTTTCATCTTCAACTATCAGAACCTCCTCAGGCTTAGCCATACGACAGATCATAAGCATTCTTAACTTTGACATTGTACCAGCATAAAGTCGGCGTCGTTGCAGAAGCTGGGCACAAAGGCCATCAACAATACCAGGAAGCAAAGACACCTGTCAGACTCAATTCATTAAAATAAATGACTGACCCTTCTGCAGTAATCAGATACTAGCAGAGTGCTGTCTAGAATTAACAATAACAATTTCATATCAATCTCCACAGAAGATAGAAAAGATTTACAGAGAGAGAGGTCTTATCTAACAAGTCATCCATCTAAACATGCAAAAATATGTAGTCCAACATGATTTTTTTCTTTCACTTCCTAATATATATCATTGctggatttgacaccaattatgTCTAGCTGGCATACTCTCAGACAGAAACCAGAGAAGAAAAGGAGAAAGATGCCACCAAAAAAGTGGCAAAAAGAAGAGTTACAAGGCACGATGCACATGATAACACTTGCGCTATAATGAAGATTTGCAGTACTTTTTCTGAATTCCCACTAtttcaaaataaatgaaaaggTAACATAAATAATCCGGGTACCTGCAGTCCCATCATGTTTGCAGTTACAGCAGGATTGTCCATGTTATGATGTGAGTCAAATAGCTCCAAGATCAAGGAGTTCCAATAGTCCAGGCAAACCTATTTAACCAGATAATCAGCAAAGTAATACTTCAGAAACCAAGTTCCAAAAGGTTAAAAACGGAACAAGCAGATACaacaaaatttacaaataaagGATATTGAATTGCCATGGTACCTTAAAGACCTCTGTGTCATCCACATAAGATATGTTGATAAGATATTCCAGACCCATTAACAGCGCAGAAATATTTTCTTGTGAAGACTCTAGCACCCGAATGTGAAACTAAAAACAAAGAATAATTTTAGTAACACAATTTATCAAAAAATAAACTGCAACTAGTTCAAAACATTTTAAGCTTGATCAATCCAATATTTAACATATGATTAATCACAAAAGAAAAAAGCCAATCTTAAAAATCATCCATTAGAATTACAATATTTGCATCATTCTTTGCATCAAAATGCATATAGGCACCCATAAACCAACTCAGGCACAGAAATTGGTGGGTGCTAAACTATTACCAATGATCAACCATCTTTCGCCTTATGACAAAAAGGAGCCTCGTTCATTTCATAGGCAGCTTACCTTGTAGAATGAAGTGAAGAACAGTGCCAAATTCTGAATGAATGCCTGgtgtaaaaacattaaaacaataattagaGGGGAGGGGGGAGAGGAATTCATTAGACAAATTTCAGGTGTACCAAAATGTATACCTGTTCCTCACTGCTTCCATGTGCATAAGCCTCAGGGATGTTTGTAGTTGGTGGCAAAATAGTCTAAAAACACCCCAGAAAGTACCCACATATTAACCAGTGAACAaagggaaaaagagaaaaaacACGATGAAGAAAAGCAACATCAAATCTATATATCaacttaacaaaaaaaatttaaaatctggAATTTAAGCTCTAAGTGCAAATCTCAATGAACTTATAAAGCACATGCTGACACACCTGCAGCTGGACCATGAATATATTGTACATCTTAACATACTGCACATTATAATAGTCCCCAAAGTTTAGGGATGCAACCTGcaataaaccaaaatataaaataaagctcCACCCTCTTAGAGTGACAACAATATAACTTTATTCATTTAAGAAAATCTTATTAAACAATACCTCTGTTAAACATTGGAGTGTGAGATTCCGAGATGATGGCACAGGGAAAAACTTTAGGAGAGTTTCCAACTGTAAGATATGTAAATACAGCATGAGAGGAGAAACAAATGACAATAAAAAATATGAACAACTTCATCAAAAGAGTAGTACGCGTGACATACTGACAGCTAAGTCATTTGAGAATCCGGAATTACTAACCAAAGTTGATTCAAAAATATAGCCCAGAGGAATCCAGGAAAGAAACGCATGCAAGGTGGATAGTGTAGCCCGTATAAGCTCTATTCTCTGAGAAGCTGATAGCACGTATAAGCATAACTCATGAATGAGTTGAAACTCACTGTAGAAAACAaatacaacacttagaaaaatggATTGCACAAAAAATAAACCATGCTTGATAAAACTATCATCAGCAAGACCTTGACTTGCTTAATACAGACCAGCAAGGTGAATACAAGAATTGATAATAGAATCTTAAGGAGAGACCTTCAGGCCTCAACCTACTTTTTTTCCTACCAACAATAATGACATTCACAAGAGTAGAGTTCATTTAACAATTTTTTACATGTAGATTAGAAA
Above is a genomic segment from Gossypium arboreum isolate Shixiya-1 chromosome 8, ASM2569848v2, whole genome shotgun sequence containing:
- the LOC108469839 gene encoding protein EXPORTIN 1A-like, with translation MAAERLKDLSQPIDVPLLDATVAAFYGTGSKEERATADQILRYLQNNPDMWLQVVHILQQTKSLNTKFFALQVLEGVIKYRWNALPVEQRDGMKNYISEVIVQLSSNEASFRAERLYVNKLNIILVQILKHDWPARWQSFIPDLVAAAKTSETICENCMAILKLLSEEVFDFSRGEMTQQKIKELKQSLNSEFQLIHELCLYVLSASQRIELIRATLSTLHAFLSWIPLGYIFESTLLETLLKFFPVPSSRNLTLQCLTEVASLNFGDYYNVQYVKMYNIFMVQLQTILPPTTNIPEAYAHGSSEEQAFIQNLALFFTSFYKFHIRVLESSQENISALLMGLEYLINISYVDDTEVFKVCLDYWNSLILELFDSHHNMDNPAVTANMMGLQVSLLPGIVDGLCAQLLQRRRLYAGTMSKLRMLMICRMAKPEEVLIVEDENGNIVRETMKDNDVLVQYKIMRETLIYLSHLDHEDTEKQMLKKLSKQLSGEDWTWNNLNTLCWAIGSISGSMMEEQENRFLVMVIRDLLNLCEITKGKDNKAVIASNIMYVVGQYPRFLRAHWKFLKTVVNKLFEFMHETHPGVQDMACDTFLKIVQKCKRKFVIVQVGENEPFVSELLSALATTVADLEPHQIHSFYESVGHMIQAESDPHKRDEYLQRLMALPNQKWGEIIGQARQSVDFLKDQDVIRTVLNILQTNTSVASSLGTYFLSQISLIFLDMLNVYRMYSELISSSIAEGVPFASKTSYVKLLRSVKRETLKLIETFLDKAEDQPQIGKQFVPPMMDPVLGDYARNLPDARESEVLSLFATIINKYKAAMIDDVPRIFEAVFQCTLEMITKNFEDYPEHRLKFFSLLRAIATHCFPALIQLSSQQLKLVMDSIIWAFRHTERNIAETGLNLLLEMLRNFQASEFCNQFYRTYFLTIEQEIFAVLTDTFHKPGFKLHVLILQQLFCLVENGLLTEPLWDAATVPFQYPNNEMFVREYTIKLLTTSFPNMTAAEVTQLVNGLFESRNDLPTFKNHIRDFLVQSKEFSAQDNKDLYAEEAAVQREKERQRMLSIPGLIAPNEIQDEMLDS